One Anolis carolinensis isolate JA03-04 chromosome 4, rAnoCar3.1.pri, whole genome shotgun sequence DNA window includes the following coding sequences:
- the LOC100561790 gene encoding zinc finger protein 98: MMEMQEDWEPTGWVDDIAILLLEKENSMLVSGSSNSLPPEPYAIGEEISSRDSLKISTYCQRWDLATPGVYVPSSTRFNFHYDGESMELQTFGHFNHPPGLKKEKEEEEDFIILVETCDSGNQPPQKGKTFLYHCKKCKKSFQDLSRLEEHMQLHVVGKTYGCSLCGKEFFRSANLRMHKLTHSAEKPHKCPLCKKGFIRPADVRRHLRCFHKMDHSSIILRNASVMNHWSGAQQNQGDREKPGQLVSAAKKPEEEVSKWYFCPICNKGFSTSSLLSKHKVIHREEKPYRCKECGKAFVQLIRLKRHCQTHTGERPFSCEDCGKTFTRLGSVKRHQRIHTGEKPYICSHCSLSFSELGTLKRHEKIHVIIQA, translated from the exons ATGATGGAGATGCAAGAAGATTGGGAACCTACAG GATGGGTAGATGACATAGCCATCTTACTACTAGAGAAAGAGAACAGCATGCTAGTTTCCGGGTCTTCAAACAGCCTGCCTCCAGAACCGTATGCTATAGGAGAGGAAATCTCTTCAAGAGACTCTTTGAAAATATCAACCTACTGCCAAAGGTGGGATTTAGCCACTCCAGGTGTGTACGTCCCCTCCAGTACCAGATTTAACTTCCATTATGATGGGGAAAGCATGGAACTGCAGACGTTTGGTCATTTTAATCATCCTCCGGGtttaaagaaggaaaaggaggaggaagaggatttTATCATCCTTGTTGAAACTTGTGACAGTGGGAATCAACCACCCCAGAAGGGCAAAACCTTCCTATATCACTGTAAGAAATGTAAGAAATCTTTCCAAGATCTCAGTAGACTTGAGGAACACATGCAGCTCCATGTAGTTGGAAAAACATACGGGTGCTCCCTTTGTGGCAAAGAGTTTTTTCGTTCAGCTAACCTGCGAATGCATAAACTGACCCATTCTGCAGAAAAACCACACAAGTGTCCCCTGTGTAAAAAAGGCTTTATTCGCCCTGCTGATGTTCGAAGGCATCTTCGCTGCTTTCACAAGATGGATCACTCCAGTATTATTTTGAGAAATGCCAGTGTGATGAACCACTGGTCTGGAGCTCAGCAGAATCAAGGTGATCGTGAGAAGCCTGGACAACTAGTTTCTGCTGCCAAGAAACCTGAAGAAGAGGTCTCAAAATGGTACTTTTGCCCAATATGCAACAAAGGTTTTAGTACATCTAGTTTGCTTTCTAAACATAAAGTGATCCATCGGGAGGAAAAGCCATACAGGTGCAAAGAATGTGGCAAGGCCTTTGTCCAACTGATCAGGTTGAAGAGGCATTGTCAAACACATACTGGAGAGCGTCCTTTCTCCTGTGAAGATTGTGGCAAAACGTTTACACGCCTAGGTTCAGTCAAACGCCATCAGAGGATCCATACTGGAGAGAAGCCCTATATCTGTTCCCATTGTAGCCTCTCCTTCTCCGAGTTGGGAACTTTGAAGAGGCATGAGAAGATTCACGTTATCATCCAAGCATAG